A region of the Bacteroidales bacterium genome:
CCCGGCCCAATATACCGGAGGAACACGGCCGACCGTCTGATATGGAGGGTATGCGATCAGAGATTCTGGTGGTTCAAGGCGACTATATTTATCTTCGGCGGGCTAAATTCAACAGACAACTGGAAAAACTGGAGAATCAAAATATTACCAAGCTAGGAGATCGAAATGTAGGATTGCATCTGTTCTCCAATACAAATTTACTTGATAATTCCCGATGGGATAGAAGGTATTGGATGTATTCATCCCGCTGGCCCGGCTTCTATTTTGTTCACCAGGCACCAAAGAGTGGTTCTATTCTTGTTTTCAATGACTCGGTCACTTATGCCAATAAGCATTATGACCGCATATCCGACCACAGCCCCTACCATGTGCATGGGCAAGGAAATCTATTGTATGCCGATGACAACGATACAGAACCCATTCTGGTGGGAGAAGACGAAGATGCCAGTTCCGTGCAGTGGCTTCCGGAATTGAGTGAGACTGTGGCCAATAGTGAATTGGGCTCCTTTAGTCATCCAGCCCTAAATTATGATAAGGGCCCTGGATTTACACGACCGCAACCGCCTCTTTGGTCTCAGCGGATAAGCCTCCGGACAAGAGCCATGGTTCTTGCCGGCAACCTGCTTTATATTGCCGGACCAACTGATGCAATCGATCCGGAAGATCCGTTTGACACTTTTACAGGCAAAGATGGAGCCTATTTACAGGTGATCTCTGCCTCCGGTAAAACACGCAGCACCTATAAGCTGGATAGCCCACCTGTGTTTGACGGGCTGATCGCAGCGGAAAACAGGCTATTTATGTCTTCCATCGACGGGAGAATTCAATGTTTTGGAAGTAAAGATGAGTAAAACTATATTAAGATGAAAAAGATATTTTTTGGTCTTATTGTAATACTATTTGGTGGGTTTAATAACTATGCCCAGCAAATTGCATTCCCAGGCGCCGAAGGATATGGTAAATATGCAAAAGGGGGTCGGGGAGGTACTGTATATGAAGTGACGAACCTCAATGACGCCGGTCCCGGTAGCCTTCGTGCCGCTGTTGAAGCTTCAGGATCAAGAGCAGTTGTTTTTAGAATATCCGGAACAATAAAGCTCAGGAGTGATCTGGAAATTTCTAATCCCTATATTACCATAGCCGGGCAAACCGCTCCCGGGGACGGCATCTGCATCCGTGACCAACCCCTCGAAATCCAAACGCATGATGTGGTGATTCGTTACATTCGGTCCCGGCTGGGTGACCAGAGCGATGGTGGCGATGCCATCTCCAT
Encoded here:
- a CDS encoding PQQ-binding-like beta-propeller repeat protein, yielding LGGELTQPVVAGGKLYVSQINSHRIYCLDSQAGDIEWSFSAGGKVDSSPTYYRGLLLFGAADGWVYCLRASDGELVWRFRGAPHERRIVSFGQLESPWPVHGSVLVKDDVVYFLAGRSSHIDDGMYLFVLDPQTGEKLYENQLKTPRPNIPEEHGRPSDMEGMRSEILVVQGDYIYLRRAKFNRQLEKLENQNITKLGDRNVGLHLFSNTNLLDNSRWDRRYWMYSSRWPGFYFVHQAPKSGSILVFNDSVTYANKHYDRISDHSPYHVHGQGNLLYADDNDTEPILVGEDEDASSVQWLPELSETVANSELGSFSHPALNYDKGPGFTRPQPPLWSQRISLRTRAMVLAGNLLYIAGPTDAIDPEDPFDTFTGKDGAYLQVISASGKTRSTYKLDSPPVFDGLIAAENRLFMSSIDGRIQCFGSKDE